The DNA sequence TAATGATCAAAAGCAGGGATGATTTACGCAATCGCATGATCAACCTCCTGAGTGGAGTGTGGCGGCGGCTCCGGGCCTTGACGGTTTGGCCGCCGCAGGATGGGATGTCCGGAGTTTACGATATCTGTCCATTAAAGATTGTGACTAGAGCAGGTCTTTTGTCAACGGATATCTCAGGTGGATTGGATTTTTGGAATCTTTGAAGAAGCTGTGATACAATTCAGGTAATGTTTGGGCGCTGACCGATCATGAGGAGAACGTCATGAGTTGGGAGACCTATCGACATCGGACTGAGGTGCGGGTGCGTTTCGGCGATACCGATCCATACGGCATCGTTTACTTTGTCAGCTATTTCCGCTATTGTCACCAGGCCATCGAAGAATTCCTGCGCTCTCTCGAATTGCTTCCGGAGGAGACTTTCCGGAACGTGCCAGAAGGCTTCGGCCTGCCGATAGTGGAGGCCCACGGGAAATTCCTGCGGCCGACGCGCTATGGCGATCTAGTCGAGATCGATACCAGGATTCAGGAGCTACGCCGCAAAGCAATCATCTTTCATTTTGATTTTTTCCTGGCCGGGAAATCAGACCTGATAGCGGAAGGAACAGCCACTATGGTCGCCATCAGCCCGCAATGGCGAGCCATTCCGTTGCCGGAACGGATACAGACCCGGCTTTCCCGGGCCGGGGGGAAAGTCGAAAAGGCTTGACCGGCAGGGGCTTTCTTGATACATTTTTGCTGAATTCATGTGCGTGGAGCTAAGTATGCCCAAAATCGCTGATTATTTTACCAAAAGCGATCGCAAAAAACTGTTCTTCGACTACCTCAAGCTCATCGGCATCCTGGAGATCGTGATTTTTATCGTAGTGGCGCTCTGGGCCACGGATGATAAATACCATCGGGTTTACACTCCCTTCCCCTGGCGGCAATATCTGTTTGTTGCCTTCGCCTTTCCCGTCATGTTCACTTTTCTTATGGGAGTGGTCATCACCGGCTTCAATTATTTTATGGGTGCCGATGACCAGGAGGCCGAAGCCGGCGAAGCACCTGCAAGGGACCGTTTTTCCACTATCCTCAGCCAGATGCGGCGTCTGCCCTACCTTGTCCTGCTCTTCCTCCTGCTGGTGACGATGCTGGGCCTGTACAACATGAATCACATCATGGCCTGGGTGAGTTCTTTGGGTCAACAGACCTTTAAGTTTCTCAGCTACGCCGTCGCAGTGTTCGGCGCCCTGGTGGCCCTATATTTAGTGTTCTTTATGTTTTACAAATATCGTTTGAACAAAAAGCACATGCAATATCAATATTATACTGATATATCAAACAAGTATGGGCTGATCATCCTGGAAGACCAGACCGTGTTGCACAAAAATGGCGACCTCCTGGTTCAGGGTAACCGGCGTTTCCGGCGGGCTCGCCAGGTAGGAAAACTTCCCCCCCAGACGCAGCTGCTCCAACCCCAGTCTGGAATGGATGAGAACCTGCCGATGTTGAAAGAGTAGGGGGCATTTTTAGAGTTCCAGATCGAAAGACCTGATATTTAAGCTATTTTAAAGAGCAGGCCATCGATTTAAGACCTGACCAGATAATAAACCCTGCAGCAGCGGGGTTTTTTTTCGGAGGCAAGGCGATCGTTCGCATAGTCTTGATGGCGGCAGTTCGAGAGGAATTGCAGCCGCTCTGGCGTAGAAATCGACCCCGGCGGATAGAATTCGGCAAGGCCCCAGCCTGGATTCTGACGAAAGGCAATTATGAGTGTGTCGCCGTTCTGTCCGGTATGGGCAGAGAACGGGCCCGGAGGTGGACCGAGCGGGCCATTGCCGCATTTGCCCCCGATTGTCTGCTGACGGCAGGATTTGGAGGCGCCCTGAACCCATCTTTGCCGCCGGGTGCGGTGGTGTTGGCCGCCGAGTTCTGGCAATTAGAACCCCGGGAAGGCGCCCTCAATCGTCTGGAGCCGATCCTGGCCGGGCCTCCGGCGGCATTGGTAGGTTATTTGCGGGAAAAGGGGATTAACGCCTACGAAGGCGTCAGCATCACAACCCCGGCGATCATGCCAAAAGCCTCGCTCCCCCTCCAAATAACCCGATTGCCCCTGCCCGTGGTTGATCTGGAGACGGCCGCAGTGGCGTTGGCGGCCCAGGCGCACCGCCTGCCATTGGTAGGAGTGCGGGCGATCACTGATACCGGCAGCGAGGAGATTGCCCCCTTTCTGGCCGACCTCATCAATACCCAAGGCATCGTCACGATATCTTCGCTCATCCAGGCAGTCAGGCAACGTCCCCAACGCCTGGGTTATCTCGGGCATCTGTGGCGCCGCTCCCGTCTGGCTGGCCGACAGTTGGGCAGGGCCTTGAATCTCATACTGGATTATATAGATTTTCATGTTTAATAAGTCACAGCGAAGCATGAAAACAGAACCGTGGCGGCTGCTCACAATAATGCTTTTGCTGCTCACCGCCCACTGCCCACTGTTTTTATAAAAGTTCGCAGTAATTTAGTTTTTCATGGGACGGGGGCTTAATGGCACATAATGAGAAATGAGCCTGCTGGACGGCGCCGACCCTGCTCTAGTTCGCTTTGAACCCTGGGTGACAGCGCACTAGTATTGCAAGAGTGGTGAACGGCAGGTAAATAAAAAGCCCTACCAGTCCCAAGAGGGTCTCTCCGATATAAAATGTCAGGATCAGGTTAAACAGCAGAATTCCAAGATACAGCCCGGCGCCCAGATAGCCATCATTGGTGGACCGGCTTTGCCCCCAGGACAGCCACGGAAACGGCACAGACCAGTGGCTGAGGCGTTGGAGGACCGCGACCATCACCAACCCGACGACAAACCAGCCGACAAAATTGCTCAAGGGGATGCCAAAATAAATGCCCGCTTCCGGATACCCGTAGATCTGCCCCAGAAACCAGCGATAGCCGCGCAGCGCCAATGGATCGATGATGATATCCAGGGTTACAAAGAGCACCACCGCCAAAAGCAGGGTTGCCAGATTATACCTGCCGGTGTTGACGGGATGTCCCGAGACGGGCGAACGTGGTAGGGGGGCCAGCAAAAACAAAGCCAGGCTGTAACTGGCGTAAGATAGGAAGACGTATGACAGGGAGTCCATCAAGGGCACTCCCAGAACCCAGAGTTCCTGGCTGTGAGTCGCCGGAATATACATATATAACCCGTACGGAATGCCGGTGTGAATAGAGCAGAATTCCGACGTCCAGGCAATGCCGTAGCCGAGAAGCAGGTACAGCAGAGTCGGCCCGAGACCCAGATGGCGCGTGGCCAGACAGAGATAGGCCGCCAGAAAAATAAAGACGTAAGGTCGCAGGAATAATGTACCCCAGAGCAGGCTTACAAAAGAAGGAGTGGACTCAGACATCTAAACCTCTGTAGAAATAACCGACGGTTCCTGACAGATTAGCAAGCGGTTTGCGTTAAGCTTGCTGTCGGCGATGATATCTTGACGGGATAGGAAAAACTTGTCAAGCTATTCAGGGCCGTTGATTTAAAAATTCCGGTGGTAGACCCTGACACTTATATAAAAACAGTGAGCCGTGAGCCGTGAGCCGTGAGCCGCAAAAACATTATTGTGAGCAGCCGCCACGATTCTGTTTTTATGCTTCGTTGTGTTCGGCAGAACATGTGCACTTATATAAAAACAGTGAGCCGTGAGCAGGAAAAGCAATTACTATTACTGTAGTATTCTAACCAAAAACCAGAAACCTACCAGAGGAGTTCACTTCCTTGAAAGTCATTCTTGCCCGCACAGCCGGCTTCTGTATGGGCGTCAAACGGGCTATGGAATTGGTCTTGCAGGCCATAAACCGCAAGTCCGGAAGCATTTACACTTATGGTCCCCTGATCCATAACCCCCAGGTTTTGGAGTTGCTGGAGGAACGGGGCATTGGCATCTTGAAGAACGCCACGCCGGACTCAGGTTCCGTGGTAGTCATCCGGGCCCACGGTATTCCTCCTCAAGAGCTGGAACTGCTCAAGGCGGCCGGCTGCCAGATCATCGATGCCACCTGTCCCAAGGTGGCTAAGGTACACGCTATTCTTCGCCGGTGGGCCCAACGGGGCTACGACGCCATCATTGTGGGCGACGAGGACCATCCCGAGGTCCTGGGTCTGATGGGATATACCGAGGGTCGCGGGCGGGTAGTCGTGACTTCAGATGACGTTGCCCGGCTGCCGGAGTTGGCGCGGGTTATCGTGGTGGCCCAAACCACTCAGAGCGAAGATGTTTTTACCAGGCGGGTAGCGGAAATCAAGGCCAGATTTGCGGAAGTGCAGGTCTATAATACTATCTGCGACGCTACGGCCAACCGCCAGGCCGAGGTTCAAAAACTGGCGAGAGAGGTGGAGGCGGTCGTAGTTGTCGGTGGCCGGAGCAGCGGCAATACCCAGCGGTTGGTGGAAATTGCCCGGGCTACCGGGACGCCGACCTATCATGTGGAAACTGAACAGGAACTAGACATGGAGGAAATGC is a window from the Desulfobacca acetoxidans DSM 11109 genome containing:
- a CDS encoding acyl-CoA thioesterase — translated: MSWETYRHRTEVRVRFGDTDPYGIVYFVSYFRYCHQAIEEFLRSLELLPEETFRNVPEGFGLPIVEAHGKFLRPTRYGDLVEIDTRIQELRRKAIIFHFDFFLAGKSDLIAEGTATMVAISPQWRAIPLPERIQTRLSRAGGKVEKA
- a CDS encoding phosphorylase family protein; the encoded protein is MAAVREELQPLWRRNRPRRIEFGKAPAWILTKGNYECVAVLSGMGRERARRWTERAIAAFAPDCLLTAGFGGALNPSLPPGAVVLAAEFWQLEPREGALNRLEPILAGPPAALVGYLREKGINAYEGVSITTPAIMPKASLPLQITRLPLPVVDLETAAVALAAQAHRLPLVGVRAITDTGSEEIAPFLADLINTQGIVTISSLIQAVRQRPQRLGYLGHLWRRSRLAGRQLGRALNLILDYIDFHV
- a CDS encoding carotenoid biosynthesis protein, whose protein sequence is MSESTPSFVSLLWGTLFLRPYVFIFLAAYLCLATRHLGLGPTLLYLLLGYGIAWTSEFCSIHTGIPYGLYMYIPATHSQELWVLGVPLMDSLSYVFLSYASYSLALFLLAPLPRSPVSGHPVNTGRYNLATLLLAVVLFVTLDIIIDPLALRGYRWFLGQIYGYPEAGIYFGIPLSNFVGWFVVGLVMVAVLQRLSHWSVPFPWLSWGQSRSTNDGYLGAGLYLGILLFNLILTFYIGETLLGLVGLFIYLPFTTLAILVRCHPGFKAN